CTCGTGGACCACCGTGGCGCCGAGACCGCGGGCGATCTCCGCGGAACCGTCGGTGGAGCCGTTGTCCACGACGAGGGCGCGCCAGCCGCGCGGGATGCGGGCCAGCACCCAAGGCAGGGCGTCCGCCTCGTCGAGACAGGGCAGCACCACGTCGACGTCAGGTCGCAGCGGCTCCGCCTCGGGGCGTGCGGGATCCGTCGGATCCGGGGGAGAGGTCTTCACGCGCTTCACCCTACGAGCGAGAATCGGGCATATCGGACTTCGGTTCCTTACGAAACGCGGACGTCGACGGCCCTGAGCGCCCCGAAGGCGCCGACGGCGTCCGCGCGGTGCGACGCTTGCCGCATGGAGCAACAGCCGCATGACCCGACACCGGGCGCACCCGCACGGCCCGGGACTGCCGGAGCCGGACGGATCCTGGTCGTCGACGACGACCCGACCGTCGCCGAGGTCGTCTCCGGATACCTCGACCGTGCCGGATACGCCGTGGACCGTGCGGGCGACGGGCCGACGGCCCTGGCCCGGGCGGCCGAGCGCCGACCCGACCTCGTGGTCCTGGACCTGATGCTGCCGGGCATGGACGGCCTCGAGGTCTGCGGCCGACTGCGCGCCCAGAGGCCCGTACCGGTCATCATGCTGACCGCGCGCGGGGACGAGGACGACCGCATCCTCGGCCTGGAGGTCGGCGCGGACGACTACGTCACCAAGCCGTTCAGCCCCCGCGAACTCGTCCTGCGGGTTGAGTCGGTCCTGCGCCGGGCCCGGCCCCGCAGCGACGCGCGCCGCCTGGTCGCGGCCGGTCTCACCGCCGATCCGGCGGCCCGTCGCGCCACCAAACACGGATCCGAACTCGCCCTCACCCTCCGGGAGTTCGACCTGCTGGCCTTCTTCCTCGCCCACCCCGGCCACGCCTACAGCCGCGAGGATCTGATGCGCGAGGTCTGGGGATGGGACTTCGGCGATCTGTCGACCGTCACCGTCCACGTGCGGCGGCTGCGCGGCAAGATCGAGGACGACCCGGCCCGGCCCCGCCTGATCCAGACCGTCTGGGGCGTCGGCTACCGCTTCGAGCCCGCGGGCGAGGCGGCCCCGGAGACCCTAGACGCCGCACCCACCCCCGCGGAGATGTGACCGTGCGCGACATCCTCCTCATCGCCCTGTTCGCCTTCCTCGGCGCCGCGGCGGCCGGGGCGCTCGGCGCCCTCGCGCTGTGCCTGCTGCGCCGGCGTTCGCTCACCGCGTCCCTGGCCGTCGTCGCCTCCGTGGCCGTGGGCGCGATGCTCGCCGGAACGCTCGCCGTCGCCCAGGCGATGTTCCTGTCCTCGCACGACCTGACCGTGGTGACCACGGTCGTGGCCATGGCGGCCGTCGTCTCGCTGGCCACCGCGCTGCTGCTCGGCCGCTGGGTGGTCGCCCGCAGCCGTGAACTGGCCCTCGCGGCACGCTCGTTCGGCGACGGAGGAGCCTTCGCCGCGCCGGGCGTCCCGGCCACCGCGGAACTGGAGGAACTGAGCCGCGAGCTGGCCGCCACCAGCGCCCGGCTCGCCGAGTCGCGCGACCGCGAACGCGCCCTGGAGGCCTCCCGCAGGGAACTCGTCGCCTGGATCTCGCACGACCTGCGCACCCCGCTCGCGGGCCTGCGCGCGATGTCCGAGGCGCTGGAGGACGGCGTCGCCGCCGACCCCGACCGCTATCTGCGTCAGATCCGCAGCGAGGTCGAGCGCCTCAACCACATGGTCGGCGACCTGTTCGAACTCTCCCGCATCCACGTCGGCGCGCTCGTCCTGACGCCCTCCCGGATGTCGCTGTACGACCTGGTCGGCGGCGCGCTCGCCGGCGCGGACCCGCTCGCCCGCGAGCACGGTGTCCGGCTCGTCGGCGACCGGGTCGAGCCGGTGCCGGTGGAGGTGGACGGCAAGGAGATGAGCCGGGTCCTGGGCAATCTCCTGGTCAACGCGATCCGCCGGGCCCCGGCAGACGGGACGGTCGCCGTCGCGGCCACCCGCTCCGCCGAAGGCGTGGTCCTGTCCGTCACCGACGGCTGCGGCGGCATCCCCGAGGAGGATCTGCCGCGCGTCTTCGACACCGGCTGGCGCGGCACCCACGCCCGTACACCCCCCGCGGGCGCCGGCCTCGGACTTGCCATCGTCCGCGGCATCGTGGAGGCGCATCACGGCCGCGCCGCCGTACGCAACATCCCGGGCGGCTGCCGCTTCGAGGTCACCCTCCCCGCAGCCGGGACGTAAGAGCCTGTCGTTGCACGCCCGGCTGTGCCGACTGTGCCCCGACGCCCGGCACGCGACCCCAAGCTTTCGGCTGCGCAAGAGCGAGGGGGACCCTATGCCGCACGGCGTCCCAGGACAGGCGACTCGGCTCGGCCACGTGCCCTGGGACGCCGCATGCCGATCGCTCGCACCGATCGCTCGCGCTGATCCCTCTCACCGTTCGCGCGGAGCGCCGACGCCGCTGCGCCCGCGCCCCGCGCCCCGCGAGAACGACAGGGGTCCGGAGAGGACAGGCTCCAAGCTCCGGCCGGACCCGCCCCCTCCCGAGCCTCTACCCCTCCTCCCGCAGCGCCGCCACCGCGAACTCCGCCATCCCCTCCTGGAAACCGACCTCGGGCTTGCAGCCCAGGTCGGAGCGGAGCCGGGACGAGTCCGCCGTGATGTGGCGGACGTCGCCGAGCCGGTACTCCCCGGTGACCACCGGGGAAGGGCCTCCGTACGCGGCGGCCAGGGCCCGCGCCATCTCGCCGACGGTGTGCGGCTCCCCGCTGCCGGTGTTGTAGACCCGCAGCGCACCGCCCGCCGAAGTGGCCTCCAGCGCCGCCACGTTGGCCGCCGCCACATCCCGTACGTGGACGAAGTCCCGTCGCTGCGCGCCGTCCTCGAAGACACGCGGGGCCTCTCCGCGGGCGAGCGCCGAGCGGAAGAAGGACGCGACGCCCGCGTACGGGGTGTCGCGGGGCATTCTGGGCCCGTACACGTTGTGGTAGCGCAGCGAAATCGCCGAGCCGTCCGTCGAGCGGGCCCAGGCGGCGGCCAGATGTTCCTGGGCCAGCTTGGTCGTCGCGTACACGTTGCGGGGGTCGACCGGGGCGTCCTCGGTGACGAGTCCGGACGTCAGGGCGGCGCCGCAGGCCGGGCAGGTGGGCTCGAAGCGTCCCGCCGCCAGGTCGTCGACGGCGCGGGGACCCGGCCGCACGACGCCGTGCCGAGCGCACGCGTACCGCCCCTCCCCGTACACGACCATCGACCCGGCGAGCACCAGCCGGCGCACCCCCGCCTCCGCCATCGCACCGAGCAGGACGGCCGTGCCGAGGTCGTTGCGCGAGACGTACTCCGCCGCGTCGGTGAAACCGTTGCCGAGCCCGACCATCGCCGCTTGATGGCAGACCGCGTCCACGCCGGACAGTGCGCCGCGCACCGCATCGGCGTCCCGCACGTCCGCTCCCGCGTCCTCGCGCACGTCGAACACGAAAGGCTCGTGCCCGCGCGCCGCGAGCGCCTCGACGACATGGGACCCGATGAACCCGGCACCGCCGGTGACCAGTACACGCATGACTCGCACGCTAGGCCCCGCCTCCCGGCCGGACCAGCACCGCGCCGCGCACGTCATCCTTCGGTAAGGAGTGGAGGCGCACGGGGCGTGAGAGTGCGTGGGAGTCGTGAAGAAATCGCGCACGAATCTGCGGATTCGGTCACAGGAGCGGAAAACTCGGAGGGATCACTCGGCGCTTCGAACAGGTCGGGCGCCGAACCGCGTGATGGGAGACCGATCAACGATGTTCACTCCGGCACGGAGCAAGGCAGCGAGCACGGCAGAGGGCTCGGCACGGAGCAAGTCACGGAGCACGGCAGGGAGCAGAGTGCGGACCGTCGCGCTCGCGCTCTCGGCAGTCGCCGCCCTCACCCTCGGCACGACCGCCCTGACCACCACGACCGACGCGGCAGCGGCCCCCGCGCCTGCCCCGGCGGTCAAGAAGCAGGGGCCGACCTCGGTGGCGTACGTCGAGGTGAACAACAACAGCATGCTGAACGTCGGCAAGTACAAGCTCGCCAACGGCGGTGGCAACGCCTTCGACGTCGCCGTGATCTTCGCGGCGAACATCAACTACGACACGACCAAGAAGGCCGCGTACCTGCACTTCAACGAGAACGTGCAGCGCGTTCTCGACAACGCCGCCACGGAGATACGCCCTCTCCAGGAGAAGGGCATCAAGGTCGTCCTCTCGGTGCTCGGCAACCACCAGGGTGCCGGGTTCGCCAACTTCCCTTCCAAGCAGGCGGCGTCGACGTTCGCGAAGCAGCTGTCGGACACCGTGAGCAAGTACCGCCTCGACGGCATCGACTTCGACGACGAGTACGCCGAGTACGGCAACAACGGCACCGGCCAGCCCAACGCGAGCTCGTTCGTGCACCTGGTGACGGCACTGCGCGCGAACATGCCGGACAAGATCATCAGCCTCTACAACATCGGCCCTGCCGCGTCGCGCCTCTCCTACGGCGGCGTCGACATCTCGTCCAAGTTCAACTACGCCTGGAACCCGTACTACGGAACCTGGCAGGTCCCCGGCATCTCCCTGCCCAAGTCCAAGCTGTCGCCGGCGGCCGTCGAGATCGGCGGGACCTCGCGGAGCACGGTCGCCGGCCTCGCCCGCCGCACCGTGAGCGAGGGGTACGGCGTCTATCTGACGTACAACCTCGATGGCAACGACCGCAGCGCCGACGTCTCCGCGTTCACGAAGGAGCTGTACGGCAGTGACGCCGTCTACACGCGGTAGAGCACCCTCAGTGGGCTGAGCCCGCGTGCGAGCCGCGCTTCCGACAACGATGTCAGAGGCGCGGCTCGTCCGTGACCTGGACTGCGGTCACGCCACGGGCCCGGGCGCGCTCACCCCACGAGGTGGCTCACCCCACGAGGTCGGGGGAGCGGAGCATCTCCGGCGGGATGTTCCAGGCGTCGACGAGGTCGCCCGCGATCGGCCGGACCTTCCGGCACAGGTCGTTCACCTCGCGGTGGACAGCCTTGGAGCGCTGGACCGTCAGCCGGCCGTGCTCCATGAACCAGGCGCGGTCCGCCTCGATGGTGGAGAGGGCGAAGAGGTCGCACAGCAGGGCCATCGCGGCCTTGTTCTCCCCATCACCGTTTCCGTCGGGCATCTGCCGCACCTTCTCGACGAACGCTTCGAGCACCAGCCGCTCGACGTGTGCGTGCGCCACCGCGATGACGTGGTCCTGCACCTGCGAGAAGACGACGCCCGGATGCTTCTCCTGCTCCATTCCGCGCTTGAGCCGGCGCGCCAGACCGGCGAGCATGTGCTCCTCGCGGAAGCGGAGCATGGCGAGCTGGTACTCCGAGTCGAAGAGGCCCGCCTCCTGGTCCCACTCGTCGCCGCCGGGCAACAGGTCGCGTACCCGTTCCAGCAGCTTGTGGGCGGACGTCTTCTCGATGACCGTGTCGACGGCGAGCCCCGTGACGTACCGGACCATGCCGAGCTGGTCCATGTTCTCGAACTCGCTCGCGTAGTGCGTCAGCAGCCCCTTCGCGACCATCTGCAGCAGCACGTGGTTGTCGCCCTCGAACGTCGCGAAGACGTCGCTGTCGGCCTTCAGGGCGGCGAACCGGTTGACCGCGAGATATCCGGCGCCTCCGCACGCCTCGCGGCACTCCTGGATCGTGCGCGTGGCGTGCCAGGTGGCCAGGGCCTTGGTGCCCGCGGCCCGCGCCTCCAGTTCGCGCCGGGCGCGCTCGTCGTCGGCGATGCCCGAGAACACCTCGTGCAGCTGCGTGCGCACGACGTCCTGGGCGAAGTGCAGCGCGTACGTGCGGGCGACGAGCGGCAGCAGGCGGCGCTGATGCATTCCGTAGTCGAGGAGCACCTGCTCCTCGCCGTCCGCGGCCGCCTCGAACTGGCGGCGCCGATCGCCGTACTTGGTGGCGATCGCAAGCGCGACCTTGGCGGCGTTGATGGCGCCGCCCGCGACGCTGACCCGCCCTTGCACCAGCGTGCCGAGCATGGTGAAGAAGCGGCGGTCGGGGTTGTCGATCGGGCTCTCGTAGACGCCCTCCGCGGTCACGTCGGCGAACCGGTTGAGCAGTGCCTCGCGGGGCACGCGCACGCCGTCGAACCAGATCCGTCCGTTGTCGACGCCGTTGAGACCCATCTTGCGGCCGTCGTCCTCGATCCGGACGCCGGGAGCCACCGCACCGTCCACGCGGACCGGCACGACGAAAGCGTGCACGCCCTTGTGCTCCCCGCCCACCTCCAGCTGCGCGAAGACGACGGCGAGCTCCGCGTGACGGGCCGCGTTCCCGATGTAGTCCTTGCGCGCCGCGTCGCCGTCGGTGGTGATGACGAACTCCCGGCTGTCGGCGTCGTACCGCGCCACGGTGCCGAGAGCCTGGACGTTGGAGCCGTGCCCCGTCTCGGTCATCGCGAAGCAGCCCATCAGCTCCCCGGTGATCAGACGCGGCAGGTACGCTTCGTGGTGGCGCTCCGTGCCGAGCTGCAGGATCGCGCCGCCGAAGAGCCCGAACTGCACGCCGACCTTCACGAGTACCGAGAGATCGCCGAAGGCGAGCGTCTCGAACGCGGCGATCGACGCACCGATGTCACCGCCCCCGCCGTACTTCTTCGGGAAGCCCATGCCGGTCTGCCCCGTCGCCGCCATCTCGACGACGACTTCACGCACACGCTCCCGGAACGCGTCAAAGCCGAGCTCTTCCGCTTCGTCCAGCACGCCCGCGTACGTCGCCAAATTCGCCCGGACCAGAGTGCGGACCTCGGAGTACTCGCCGTCCAGCAGCTCCGCGAGAGCCGGGACGTCGACGGTGGGGGGCACGTAGCCCCCCGGGGAAACGGCGCTGTCGGTGACCATGACGCCCTGCTACCCGACCCTGCGGTGATCAAATCGGTCAGCTGGTCCGTTCGGGGGCGATCAGTCGGTGCCGCGGGCGCCCAGGCCGGCGGTCAGGTCGTGCGTGTGCTTGCCCAGAGGTACAGGCTGTTGCCGGGGTTCGGGCGGCCGGGCGAGGGGGGTTCCGCGTGGACGTCGACGCGTTCGATGTCCAGGCCGGCCAGCTCCGCGTACCGGCGGACGTCCTCGCTGAGGCAGCGTTGGGGCTGGTAGGTCCAGTCGACGAACCGCACCTCCTCCTCCGTGCCCTCGAATTCCGGCACCGCGACGAGCAGGATGCCGCCCGGCCGGACGCGGCCCGCGAGCCGCCGCAGGCCGTCCACGAAGCGGGCTTCGGAGAGGTTGACGAGGCAGTACAGGCACACCGCGGCGTCGTACACACCGAGGCCGGTGGTGTCGCCGAAGAGGTCGGCCAGGACGAAACGTCCGGCGGGCACCTGGCGCCGGGCGTGGGCCAGCATGACTCGGGACACGTCGATGCCGGTGACGTCCATGCCGTTGGCGCACAGTTGCTCGCTGGTGGGGCGGCCGGAGGCGCATCCCACGTCCAGGACGCGGGAGCCGCGCGCCAGACGGTTCGACAGTTCGTCGACGGCGTCGATCTGG
The window above is part of the Streptomyces venezuelae genome. Proteins encoded here:
- a CDS encoding response regulator transcription factor produces the protein MEQQPHDPTPGAPARPGTAGAGRILVVDDDPTVAEVVSGYLDRAGYAVDRAGDGPTALARAAERRPDLVVLDLMLPGMDGLEVCGRLRAQRPVPVIMLTARGDEDDRILGLEVGADDYVTKPFSPRELVLRVESVLRRARPRSDARRLVAAGLTADPAARRATKHGSELALTLREFDLLAFFLAHPGHAYSREDLMREVWGWDFGDLSTVTVHVRRLRGKIEDDPARPRLIQTVWGVGYRFEPAGEAAPETLDAAPTPAEM
- a CDS encoding NAD-dependent epimerase/dehydratase family protein, whose translation is MRVLVTGGAGFIGSHVVEALAARGHEPFVFDVREDAGADVRDADAVRGALSGVDAVCHQAAMVGLGNGFTDAAEYVSRNDLGTAVLLGAMAEAGVRRLVLAGSMVVYGEGRYACARHGVVRPGPRAVDDLAAGRFEPTCPACGAALTSGLVTEDAPVDPRNVYATTKLAQEHLAAAWARSTDGSAISLRYHNVYGPRMPRDTPYAGVASFFRSALARGEAPRVFEDGAQRRDFVHVRDVAAANVAALEATSAGGALRVYNTGSGEPHTVGEMARALAAAYGGPSPVVTGEYRLGDVRHITADSSRLRSDLGCKPEVGFQEGMAEFAVAALREEG
- a CDS encoding endo-beta-N-acetylglucosaminidase H, translated to MRTVALALSAVAALTLGTTALTTTTDAAAAPAPAPAVKKQGPTSVAYVEVNNNSMLNVGKYKLANGGGNAFDVAVIFAANINYDTTKKAAYLHFNENVQRVLDNAATEIRPLQEKGIKVVLSVLGNHQGAGFANFPSKQAASTFAKQLSDTVSKYRLDGIDFDDEYAEYGNNGTGQPNASSFVHLVTALRANMPDKIISLYNIGPAASRLSYGGVDISSKFNYAWNPYYGTWQVPGISLPKSKLSPAAVEIGGTSRSTVAGLARRTVSEGYGVYLTYNLDGNDRSADVSAFTKELYGSDAVYTR
- a CDS encoding class I SAM-dependent methyltransferase is translated as MVMTPEGAYIGRSFDSLGLKYEQAFADQRQNQIDAVDELSNRLARGSRVLDVGCASGRPTSEQLCANGMDVTGIDVSRVMLAHARRQVPAGRFVLADLFGDTTGLGVYDAAVCLYCLVNLSEARFVDGLRRLAGRVRPGGILLVAVPEFEGTEEEVRFVDWTYQPQRCLSEDVRRYAELAGLDIERVDVHAEPPSPGRPNPGNSLYLWASTRTT
- a CDS encoding acyl-CoA dehydrogenase family protein, whose product is MVTDSAVSPGGYVPPTVDVPALAELLDGEYSEVRTLVRANLATYAGVLDEAEELGFDAFRERVREVVVEMAATGQTGMGFPKKYGGGGDIGASIAAFETLAFGDLSVLVKVGVQFGLFGGAILQLGTERHHEAYLPRLITGELMGCFAMTETGHGSNVQALGTVARYDADSREFVITTDGDAARKDYIGNAARHAELAVVFAQLEVGGEHKGVHAFVVPVRVDGAVAPGVRIEDDGRKMGLNGVDNGRIWFDGVRVPREALLNRFADVTAEGVYESPIDNPDRRFFTMLGTLVQGRVSVAGGAINAAKVALAIATKYGDRRRQFEAAADGEEQVLLDYGMHQRRLLPLVARTYALHFAQDVVRTQLHEVFSGIADDERARRELEARAAGTKALATWHATRTIQECREACGGAGYLAVNRFAALKADSDVFATFEGDNHVLLQMVAKGLLTHYASEFENMDQLGMVRYVTGLAVDTVIEKTSAHKLLERVRDLLPGGDEWDQEAGLFDSEYQLAMLRFREEHMLAGLARRLKRGMEQEKHPGVVFSQVQDHVIAVAHAHVERLVLEAFVEKVRQMPDGNGDGENKAAMALLCDLFALSTIEADRAWFMEHGRLTVQRSKAVHREVNDLCRKVRPIAGDLVDAWNIPPEMLRSPDLVG
- a CDS encoding sensor histidine kinase; its protein translation is MRDILLIALFAFLGAAAAGALGALALCLLRRRSLTASLAVVASVAVGAMLAGTLAVAQAMFLSSHDLTVVTTVVAMAAVVSLATALLLGRWVVARSRELALAARSFGDGGAFAAPGVPATAELEELSRELAATSARLAESRDRERALEASRRELVAWISHDLRTPLAGLRAMSEALEDGVAADPDRYLRQIRSEVERLNHMVGDLFELSRIHVGALVLTPSRMSLYDLVGGALAGADPLAREHGVRLVGDRVEPVPVEVDGKEMSRVLGNLLVNAIRRAPADGTVAVAATRSAEGVVLSVTDGCGGIPEEDLPRVFDTGWRGTHARTPPAGAGLGLAIVRGIVEAHHGRAAVRNIPGGCRFEVTLPAAGT